The Haloferax sp. Atlit-12N genome window below encodes:
- a CDS encoding ABC transporter substrate-binding protein has protein sequence MVRDIVRRDFLKGVGAAGAAGLTGLSGCIGGGGGGGGPEGIVVIGYPESGIQLFRDYYSASDGSEEILVPDGMRSGSMPGQVGNDMANVTGTAPAAGGPNQDTFNQLFQDEYGAAPGVFTSQTYDSVAIQLLANAAAGENSGPAIKDQMRRMANPGGMTVGPDNLVEGVEAAANGEDIDYQGASSSVNFDENGDPAEAAYAIWEFDAENNATSSVETQSFAGENPDGNGPSADSGPGGSDREMSVGILLPETGDLAAVGAPMIQAAQIPVMQVNDANPAGLSVNAQIEDTQTSPDAGVSAAQSLVSAGVPSVCGSASSGVNVPVSQQAFIPNEIVGCSPSSTALSVSNLEDNDFIFRTAPSDFLQGRVMAQVMAERLEVSSVSTLYVNNDYGQQLSERFSNVFSDSFDGEVYNQVAFNIGESSYSSVIETALSGPDS, from the coding sequence ATGGTACGTGATATCGTACGCCGCGACTTCCTCAAGGGAGTGGGAGCCGCGGGCGCGGCAGGCTTGACTGGCTTATCCGGATGCATCGGTGGCGGCGGCGGTGGCGGCGGTCCCGAGGGGATCGTCGTCATCGGCTACCCCGAAAGCGGCATTCAACTGTTCCGTGACTACTACAGCGCGTCCGACGGGAGCGAGGAGATACTCGTGCCCGACGGGATGCGCTCCGGCTCGATGCCCGGGCAGGTCGGCAACGACATGGCGAACGTGACCGGGACGGCACCCGCGGCGGGCGGTCCGAACCAAGACACGTTCAATCAGCTGTTCCAAGACGAGTACGGCGCGGCACCCGGTGTCTTCACGTCACAGACGTACGACTCGGTCGCGATTCAGCTTCTCGCGAACGCCGCCGCCGGGGAGAACTCCGGCCCGGCCATCAAAGACCAGATGCGCCGGATGGCGAACCCCGGCGGGATGACCGTCGGACCAGACAACCTCGTCGAGGGCGTCGAGGCGGCCGCGAACGGAGAAGACATCGACTACCAAGGCGCGTCCTCGTCCGTCAACTTCGACGAGAACGGCGACCCGGCGGAAGCCGCGTACGCCATCTGGGAGTTCGACGCCGAGAACAACGCCACGTCGAGCGTCGAGACGCAGTCCTTCGCCGGCGAGAACCCCGACGGGAACGGCCCGTCCGCGGACAGCGGTCCGGGCGGTTCCGACCGCGAGATGTCGGTCGGCATCCTGCTGCCCGAGACCGGCGACCTCGCGGCCGTCGGTGCGCCGATGATTCAGGCCGCACAGATTCCGGTCATGCAGGTCAACGATGCCAACCCGGCCGGACTCTCCGTTAACGCGCAAATCGAAGACACCCAAACGTCACCGGACGCCGGTGTCTCCGCCGCGCAGTCGCTCGTCTCCGCGGGCGTTCCGTCCGTCTGTGGCTCCGCGTCGTCCGGCGTGAACGTCCCCGTCTCACAGCAGGCGTTCATCCCGAACGAGATCGTCGGTTGCTCGCCGTCCTCGACGGCGCTGTCCGTCTCGAACCTCGAAGACAACGACTTCATCTTCCGGACTGCACCGTCCGACTTCCTGCAGGGCCGCGTCATGGCGCAGGTCATGGCCGAGCGCCTCGAAGTCAGTTCGGTCTCGACGCTGTACGTCAACAACGACTACGGCCAGCAGCTCTCGGAGCGCTTCTCGAACGTGTTCAGCGACTCGTTCGACGGCGAAGTGTACAACCAGGTCGCGTTCAACATCGGCGAGTCGTCGTACTCCTCCGTCATCGAGACGGCGCTCTCCGGCCCGGACAGCTAA
- a CDS encoding ABC transporter ATP-binding protein has product MSDAADQPVEDVANKVDEGALGAFASGVETSVDYPLQVEGLEKSFGGITAVDGASFEVEAGSLTGLIGPNGAGKSTTFNLITGMLKPDAGTVTFNGEDITGEEPYEIANRGMVRTFQIARELSEMTVLENMMLAPKHQRGETLWRSVMPGVRDDVREQEEELLERVWEVLDFFDIAHIAEEYAGNLSGGQRKLLEMARALLTDPDMLLLDEPFAGVNPTLEKKLLEHVHELREQGYTFLLVEHDMDLIMNNCEHVIVLHQGSVLTEGTPDEIRSNEEVIEAYLGGNV; this is encoded by the coding sequence ATGAGTGACGCCGCGGACCAGCCGGTCGAAGACGTAGCGAACAAGGTCGACGAGGGGGCGCTCGGCGCGTTCGCCTCCGGCGTCGAGACGTCGGTCGACTACCCGCTCCAGGTCGAAGGTCTGGAGAAGTCCTTCGGTGGCATCACCGCCGTCGACGGGGCCAGCTTCGAGGTCGAAGCCGGGTCACTCACGGGTCTCATTGGCCCCAACGGGGCCGGCAAGTCGACGACGTTCAACCTCATCACGGGCATGCTCAAGCCCGACGCCGGCACGGTCACGTTCAACGGCGAGGACATCACCGGCGAGGAGCCGTACGAAATCGCGAACCGCGGGATGGTTCGGACGTTCCAAATCGCCCGCGAACTGAGCGAGATGACCGTCCTCGAGAACATGATGCTGGCGCCGAAACACCAGCGCGGCGAGACGCTGTGGCGCTCCGTCATGCCGGGCGTCCGCGACGACGTCCGCGAACAGGAAGAGGAACTGCTCGAACGCGTCTGGGAGGTGCTCGACTTCTTCGACATCGCCCACATCGCAGAGGAGTACGCGGGCAACCTCTCCGGCGGGCAGCGCAAACTGCTCGAGATGGCGCGGGCGCTTCTGACCGACCCCGACATGCTGCTCTTGGACGAGCCGTTCGCCGGGGTCAACCCCACACTCGAGAAGAAACTGCTCGAACACGTACACGAACTCCGCGAGCAGGGCTACACGTTCCTGCTCGTCGAACACGACATGGACCTCATCATGAACAACTGTGAACACGTCATCGTCCTCCACCAGGGCTCGGTGCTCACGGAGGGGACGCCGGACGAGATTCGGAGCAACGAAGAGGTCATCGAGGCCTACCTCGGGGGCAACGTATGA
- the moaA gene encoding GTP 3',8-cyclase MoaA — MVLVDDFGREVTGVRISLTDRCNFDCVYCHNEGLGDTRGPMDPADEEMSTDDVVRFLEVVEEYGVEKVKFTGGEPMLRSDLEEIIRRTPDSMETSLTTNGTFLGDRAEDLVAAGLDRVNVSQDALDPEAFAQITKSGAYDKVMEGVKAAVDAGLTPVKLNMVVFTKTAGHVEEMVEYVAENEGLQLQLIQYMPELTGRPEWNIDIERVHRWLADLADEVEVRDMHHRRRYYVGEGMVEIVDPVENPEFCANCHRVRVTHQGYLKGCLNRNDDLRPMGEMTREEIRETFEAVVANRVPYYGEYLVRDDDGWTINEEYIGA, encoded by the coding sequence ATGGTGCTGGTGGACGACTTTGGCCGCGAGGTAACCGGCGTTCGAATCTCTCTGACCGACCGGTGTAACTTCGACTGCGTCTACTGCCACAACGAGGGGCTAGGCGACACGCGCGGGCCGATGGACCCTGCCGACGAGGAGATGAGTACCGATGACGTGGTCCGGTTTCTCGAAGTCGTCGAGGAGTACGGCGTCGAGAAGGTGAAGTTCACCGGCGGCGAACCGATGCTTCGCTCGGACCTCGAAGAGATTATCCGCCGGACGCCCGACTCGATGGAGACCTCGCTCACCACGAACGGGACGTTCCTCGGCGACCGCGCCGAGGACCTCGTCGCGGCCGGACTCGACCGCGTGAACGTCTCGCAGGACGCCCTCGACCCCGAGGCGTTCGCTCAAATCACCAAGTCCGGCGCGTACGACAAGGTGATGGAAGGCGTCAAGGCCGCGGTCGACGCCGGCCTCACGCCCGTGAAGCTCAACATGGTCGTGTTCACGAAGACCGCGGGCCACGTCGAGGAGATGGTCGAGTACGTCGCCGAAAACGAGGGGCTACAGCTCCAACTCATCCAGTACATGCCCGAACTGACGGGCCGCCCGGAGTGGAACATCGACATCGAACGGGTCCACCGGTGGCTGGCCGACCTCGCCGACGAGGTGGAAGTTCGCGACATGCACCACCGCCGCCGCTACTACGTCGGCGAGGGGATGGTCGAAATCGTCGACCCCGTGGAGAACCCCGAGTTCTGCGCCAACTGCCATCGCGTGCGCGTAACACACCAAGGTTACCTCAAGGGCTGTCTCAACCGCAACGACGACCTCCGTCCGATGGGTGAGATGACGCGAGAAGAAATCCGCGAGACGTTCGAGGCTGTCGTCGCCAACCGCGTGCCGTACTACGGCGAGTACCTCGTCCGCGACGACGACGGCTGGACCATCAACGAAGAGTACATCGGGGCCTGA
- a CDS encoding PQQ-binding-like beta-propeller repeat protein, whose product MSGRETETYLNAFDASTGEGRWTRSIEQHTPKYNSSYADSLTASDDGLFIQTFRGLRALDFDGTERWKFENTGPRFLADTCHPAITDGVVYTGTYGSTRVRDEDDEYSGSEGLFALDASDGSLLWEYRPDEYATDLTFSPTVAGGTVYLCFLGRAIVALDTADGEVQWTRAVPADTPATVRNGTAYVATQVFHERDDTYEYRLYALDAETGETVWDRPVGGAWSSRGISHDGSALYLSSDRYLLSLDAETGEVRWRAFGDASDWSEIGWFDDDHAPISGWGVPVVIDDVVYAGDGEYGTLVALDSETGELLDAAPKRRWGASGTEGSPAVADGVAFYTTPHFLHAVDTNVFEFW is encoded by the coding sequence ATGTCTGGAAGGGAGACCGAAACCTACCTCAACGCCTTCGACGCCAGTACTGGCGAGGGTCGGTGGACGCGGTCCATAGAGCAACACACCCCGAAATACAACAGTTCGTACGCCGACTCCCTCACCGCGAGTGACGACGGCCTCTTCATCCAGACGTTCCGGGGCTTACGTGCCCTTGACTTCGACGGCACCGAACGATGGAAATTCGAGAATACCGGTCCTCGATTTCTCGCAGATACCTGCCACCCGGCCATCACCGACGGCGTCGTTTACACCGGAACCTACGGGTCGACACGAGTTCGGGATGAAGACGACGAGTACAGCGGCTCAGAAGGTCTGTTCGCTCTCGACGCCTCAGACGGGAGTCTCCTGTGGGAGTACAGACCGGACGAGTACGCGACCGACCTGACGTTCAGTCCGACTGTCGCCGGTGGAACGGTCTATCTCTGCTTTCTCGGACGCGCTATCGTCGCACTCGACACCGCCGACGGCGAGGTGCAGTGGACGAGAGCGGTTCCTGCGGACACGCCCGCAACCGTGCGAAACGGAACGGCGTACGTCGCAACGCAAGTCTTCCACGAGCGTGACGACACGTATGAGTACAGACTGTACGCGTTAGACGCCGAAACCGGCGAGACAGTATGGGACCGACCCGTCGGTGGTGCGTGGTCGTCACGGGGAATCTCACACGACGGGTCTGCGCTCTATCTCTCGAGTGACCGCTACCTGCTGTCGCTCGATGCCGAGACCGGTGAGGTGCGGTGGCGTGCCTTCGGCGATGCGAGCGACTGGTCCGAGATTGGATGGTTCGACGACGACCACGCACCGATTTCCGGCTGGGGCGTCCCCGTCGTTATCGATGATGTGGTCTACGCGGGCGACGGTGAATACGGAACGCTCGTCGCACTCGACAGTGAGACAGGTGAACTCCTCGATGCCGCACCGAAACGACGATGGGGAGCGAGCGGCACAGAAGGTTCGCCTGCAGTCGCAGACGGTGTCGCGTTCTACACGACACCGCACTTCCTCCACGCCGTCGACACGAACGTCTTCGAGTTTTGGTGA
- a CDS encoding GNAT family N-acetyltransferase: MQATERPTFESEASKVIYEYVERHGTAKRNVLLDVAPVSSDEFRIELDRLKSRGYLEEDGGTLQLALDVGTIEEHETDAGIITIRPARPRDFEGLLDAIRDVTAEETYVVAETIAEQLLYEETITRHNQVQSRVFFVATIGEEVVGWTHLDLPQMSRIRETAQQTVGVKEDYRGSGIGSLLLQRGLDWAEANGFRKVYNSVPMTNDRALEFLGDHDWETEAIRRDHYTIGDEHVDEVMMAYRF, encoded by the coding sequence ATGCAAGCGACCGAGCGCCCGACGTTCGAATCCGAGGCGAGCAAGGTCATCTACGAGTACGTCGAGCGGCACGGCACCGCCAAGCGAAACGTCCTTCTCGACGTCGCGCCGGTGTCGTCCGACGAGTTCCGAATCGAACTCGACCGTCTGAAGTCCCGCGGCTATCTGGAGGAAGACGGCGGCACGCTCCAGTTGGCGCTCGACGTGGGCACTATCGAGGAACACGAGACCGACGCCGGCATCATCACCATCCGGCCCGCTCGCCCGCGCGACTTCGAGGGCCTCCTCGACGCGATTCGAGACGTGACGGCCGAAGAGACGTACGTCGTCGCCGAGACCATCGCCGAGCAACTGCTCTACGAGGAGACGATTACCCGCCACAATCAGGTGCAGTCCCGCGTGTTCTTCGTCGCCACCATCGGTGAGGAGGTCGTCGGCTGGACGCACCTCGACCTCCCGCAGATGTCGCGCATCCGCGAGACGGCCCAACAGACCGTCGGTGTCAAGGAGGACTACCGCGGGTCGGGCATCGGCAGTCTCCTCCTGCAACGCGGCCTCGACTGGGCCGAAGCCAACGGCTTCCGGAAAGTGTACAACAGCGTTCCGATGACGAACGACCGCGCGCTGGAGTTCCTCGGCGACCACGACTGGGAGACCGAAGCCATCCGCAGGGACCACTACACCATCGGCGACGAGCACGTCGACGAAGTGATGATGGCGTACCGGTTCTGA
- a CDS encoding universal stress protein: MTVTVERVVLATDGSEPAGTAATHALFLARVLDAPLHVVSATGTSPAAAETAAPSASAAFEAEEAVGAVVRRALLADVRATSEVAEGPAAVVVERAVGEGDLLVIGRRGQTGSGRFLVGAVAERLLGAPPVPTLAVPAAATDPDYRTVALLADGESSSGSAAPLARRIAAATRATLQPLAIVDGRDAAIASTERLRALEAEARDRLNGVVAAAARDAVESGGTVRTGEYAAELLAHVERVGADVVVVGGGRPGGESRRPRRTEHRAGGVVASRVVRHAGVPVLVVPSVSDSVKR, from the coding sequence ATGACTGTCACCGTCGAGCGAGTGGTCCTCGCGACGGACGGAAGCGAACCCGCGGGAACTGCCGCGACCCACGCGCTGTTTCTCGCTCGCGTCCTCGACGCGCCGCTTCACGTCGTCTCCGCGACCGGCACGTCGCCGGCGGCCGCCGAGACCGCCGCACCGTCCGCAAGCGCCGCCTTCGAAGCGGAGGAGGCCGTCGGCGCGGTCGTCCGTCGTGCGCTCCTCGCGGACGTCCGCGCGACCTCGGAAGTCGCCGAGGGTCCGGCCGCGGTCGTCGTGGAGCGCGCCGTCGGCGAGGGGGATCTGCTCGTCATCGGGCGGCGCGGACAGACCGGTTCCGGTCGGTTCCTCGTCGGGGCGGTCGCAGAGCGGCTTCTCGGCGCGCCGCCGGTCCCGACGCTCGCGGTTCCGGCGGCGGCGACCGACCCAGACTACCGGACGGTTGCGCTTCTCGCGGACGGTGAGTCGTCGTCGGGGTCGGCTGCGCCGCTCGCCCGCCGCATCGCCGCGGCGACCCGCGCGACGCTCCAACCGCTCGCCATCGTAGACGGCCGCGATGCCGCAATCGCGTCGACGGAGCGCCTCCGAGCGCTCGAAGCTGAGGCCCGAGACCGACTGAACGGCGTCGTCGCCGCGGCCGCGAGAGACGCTGTCGAGTCCGGCGGAACCGTCCGAACCGGCGAGTACGCGGCCGAACTGCTGGCGCACGTCGAACGGGTGGGGGCCGACGTGGTCGTCGTCGGCGGTGGGAGGCCCGGCGGCGAGAGCCGGCGACCCCGGCGCACGGAACACCGCGCCGGTGGGGTCGTCGCCAGTCGAGTCGTCCGCCACGCGGGAGTTCCGGTCCTCGTCGTCCCGAGCGTGAGTGACAGTGTAAAACGCTGA
- the udk gene encoding uridine kinase, giving the protein MTIPSFVIGIAGGSGAGKTTVARLITENVGESVTRIPIDNYYKDQSHLEMDEREQVNYDHPSAFEWDLLYEQLSELLEGRAVEMPQYDFEIHNRKPERNTVEPTDVIILEGILALYDEDVNEMLDLRLYVETDADVRILRRIQRDAIDRGRDLQGVIDQYLSTVKPMHEQFIEPTKKHADLIIPEGANSVAVTLLEEKVQAEVEGDETRTWERDAIERKVQERTSSRGPDN; this is encoded by the coding sequence ATGACTATCCCGTCGTTCGTTATCGGTATCGCGGGGGGGAGCGGTGCCGGGAAAACCACCGTGGCCCGACTCATCACGGAGAACGTCGGCGAGTCCGTGACGCGGATTCCGATTGACAACTACTACAAAGACCAGAGTCACTTGGAGATGGACGAACGCGAGCAGGTGAACTACGACCACCCCTCGGCGTTCGAGTGGGACCTCCTGTACGAACAGCTCTCGGAGCTATTGGAGGGGAGAGCCGTCGAGATGCCGCAGTACGACTTCGAGATACACAACCGGAAGCCCGAGCGGAACACCGTCGAACCGACCGACGTCATCATCCTCGAAGGAATTCTCGCGCTCTACGACGAGGACGTAAACGAGATGCTCGACCTCCGGCTCTACGTGGAGACCGACGCCGACGTTCGCATCCTCCGGCGCATCCAGCGCGACGCCATCGACCGCGGACGCGACCTTCAGGGCGTCATCGACCAGTACCTCTCGACGGTCAAGCCGATGCACGAGCAGTTCATCGAGCCGACGAAGAAGCACGCGGACCTCATCATTCCCGAGGGGGCCAACAGCGTCGCCGTCACGCTGCTCGAAGAGAAAGTCCAAGCGGAAGTCGAAGGCGACGAAACGCGCACCTGGGAGCGCGACGCTATCGAACGGAAAGTCCAAGAGCGGACCTCGTCCCGCGGGCCCGACAACTAA
- a CDS encoding Mrp/NBP35 family ATP-binding protein, which produces MDEADVRDRLRAVEDPELGDDIVSLGLVNAVEVDGDTARISLALGAPYSPAETDIGRRIREVLAEDGLEADLTAKIPNDRDPDEEVLPGVKNIIAVASGKGGVGKSTVAVNLAAGLSKLGARVGLFDADIYGPNVPRMVAAEEAPQATQDQTIVPPEKYGMKLMSMAFLVGDDDPVIWRGPMVHQLLTQLVEDVEWGSLDYLVLDLPPGTGDTQLSILQTLPLTGAVIVTTPQNVALDDANKGLRMFGKHDTNVLGIVENMSTFRCPDCGNRHDIFGAGGGREFAASNDLPFLGALPLDPAVREGGDGGKPIVLEDDDETADAFRVMTENIADMVGVVQRRTVSER; this is translated from the coding sequence ATGGACGAAGCCGACGTACGCGACCGCTTGCGTGCGGTCGAGGACCCCGAACTCGGAGACGACATCGTCTCGCTCGGACTGGTGAACGCCGTCGAGGTCGACGGCGACACCGCCCGCATCTCGCTCGCGCTCGGTGCCCCGTACTCCCCGGCGGAGACGGACATCGGCCGTCGAATCCGCGAGGTCCTCGCCGAGGACGGACTGGAGGCCGACCTCACCGCCAAGATTCCGAACGACCGCGACCCCGACGAGGAAGTCCTCCCCGGCGTGAAGAACATCATCGCCGTCGCCTCCGGGAAGGGCGGGGTCGGGAAGTCGACGGTCGCCGTGAACCTCGCGGCGGGCCTCTCGAAACTCGGCGCGCGCGTCGGCCTGTTCGACGCCGACATCTACGGGCCGAACGTCCCGCGGATGGTCGCCGCCGAGGAAGCGCCGCAGGCGACCCAAGACCAGACCATCGTCCCGCCGGAGAAGTACGGGATGAAGCTCATGTCGATGGCCTTCCTCGTCGGCGACGACGACCCAGTCATCTGGCGCGGTCCGATGGTCCACCAGCTTCTCACCCAACTGGTCGAGGACGTGGAGTGGGGCAGTCTCGACTACCTCGTCCTTGACCTGCCGCCGGGCACGGGCGACACCCAACTGTCCATCCTCCAGACGCTCCCCCTCACGGGCGCGGTCATCGTCACGACGCCGCAGAACGTCGCCCTCGACGACGCAAACAAGGGACTTCGGATGTTCGGCAAGCACGACACGAACGTCCTCGGAATCGTCGAGAACATGAGCACGTTCCGGTGTCCCGACTGCGGGAACCGCCACGACATCTTCGGTGCGGGCGGCGGCCGCGAGTTCGCCGCGTCGAACGACCTGCCGTTCCTCGGGGCGCTCCCGCTCGACCCGGCCGTCCGCGAGGGCGGCGACGGCGGCAAGCCCATCGTCCTCGAAGACGACGACGAGACGGCCGACGCGTTCCGCGTGATGACCGAGAACATCGCCGACATGGTCGGCGTCGTCCAGCGGCGGACCGTCAGCGAGCGATGA
- a CDS encoding DUF5785 family protein, with protein sequence MDWPHDPDGEEGSEGGRKYGQAVIAKKVDEDEDFPLNKAEFVEEFGDHPIRLDYERVVSLADIFEHVEGEEFGDFIELHKAVGKAMRENDFWFYEGAAQFVTGKKA encoded by the coding sequence ATGGATTGGCCACACGACCCGGACGGCGAAGAGGGGAGCGAAGGCGGACGCAAGTACGGCCAGGCAGTCATCGCGAAGAAGGTCGACGAAGACGAGGACTTCCCGCTGAACAAAGCGGAGTTCGTCGAAGAGTTCGGCGACCACCCCATCCGACTCGACTACGAACGCGTCGTCTCGCTCGCGGACATCTTCGAGCACGTCGAAGGCGAGGAGTTCGGCGACTTCATCGAACTGCACAAGGCAGTCGGCAAGGCGATGCGCGAAAACGACTTCTGGTTCTACGAGGGCGCAGCGCAGTTCGTCACCGGCAAGAAGGCGTAA
- a CDS encoding ABC transporter ATP-binding protein: MSVDANTDATSGAGVEGRDDVLLRVRNLDAGYGDLQILTDVDMDVFDGEYVTIVGPNGAGKSTTMKSVFGLTAHMGGTVQFKDEDITGRRPEDIIHVGIGYVPQNDNIFPTLTVEENLEMGAYILDEVPQDAMEAVYERFPILRERKDQKAGTMSGGQQQMLAMGRALMLDPDLLLLDEPSAGLAPDLVEEMFDKIDEINEAGTAILMVEQNAKEALRRCDRGYVLANGQNRYMDTGTALLEDEQVRQDFLGG, from the coding sequence ATGAGCGTCGACGCTAACACCGACGCGACGAGCGGCGCGGGCGTCGAGGGGCGCGACGACGTACTTCTGCGCGTCCGCAACCTCGACGCCGGCTACGGCGACCTCCAGATTCTCACCGACGTCGACATGGACGTGTTCGACGGCGAGTACGTCACCATCGTCGGGCCGAACGGGGCCGGCAAGTCGACGACGATGAAATCGGTCTTCGGGCTGACCGCCCACATGGGCGGGACGGTCCAGTTCAAAGACGAGGACATCACCGGGCGCCGACCCGAGGACATCATCCACGTCGGCATCGGCTACGTCCCGCAGAACGACAACATCTTCCCGACGCTGACGGTCGAAGAGAACCTCGAGATGGGCGCGTACATTCTCGACGAGGTGCCGCAGGACGCCATGGAGGCGGTCTACGAGCGGTTCCCCATCCTCAGAGAGCGGAAAGACCAGAAGGCGGGCACCATGTCCGGCGGGCAACAGCAGATGCTCGCGATGGGTCGTGCGCTCATGCTCGATCCCGACCTCCTGCTCTTAGACGAGCCGTCGGCGGGGCTCGCGCCCGACCTCGTCGAGGAGATGTTCGACAAAATCGACGAAATCAACGAGGCCGGCACGGCCATCCTGATGGTCGAACAGAACGCGAAGGAGGCGCTCCGGCGCTGTGACCGCGGCTACGTCCTCGCCAACGGACAGAACCGCTACATGGACACCGGCACCGCGCTTCTCGAAGACGAACAGGTTCGGCAGGACTTCCTCGGCGGATAG
- a CDS encoding uracil-DNA glycosylase family protein, with product MDAHQRQFRNPFSMDTDCTNCSALCETREQVVHGYGDVGAEFLFVGEAPTAAAERTGVPFTGDEAGRRVQRILGDLGFARSDPDADEPDVQNVFFTYLTRCRHPERGPTDNEVATCEPYLNAEIRMINPHIIVPVGQAALEALAFDYTTRAADSFDVDAEHATTIRGRGFELVPIKEPERLTDADAEAFVEHVRESVFGRDYRQTKGRQSR from the coding sequence GTGGACGCACACCAACGCCAGTTCCGGAACCCCTTCTCGATGGACACCGACTGCACGAACTGCTCGGCGCTCTGCGAGACGCGCGAGCAGGTCGTCCACGGCTACGGCGACGTGGGCGCGGAGTTCCTGTTCGTCGGCGAGGCTCCGACCGCGGCCGCGGAGCGGACGGGCGTCCCCTTCACCGGCGACGAGGCCGGCCGGCGCGTCCAGCGCATCCTCGGCGATCTCGGGTTTGCTCGGTCCGACCCGGACGCCGACGAACCGGACGTGCAGAACGTCTTTTTCACGTACCTCACGCGCTGTCGCCACCCCGAACGCGGGCCGACCGATAACGAGGTTGCGACCTGCGAGCCCTACCTGAACGCGGAGATTCGGATGATAAACCCGCACATCATCGTCCCCGTCGGACAGGCCGCACTGGAGGCGCTCGCGTTCGACTACACCACGCGCGCGGCCGACAGCTTCGACGTCGACGCGGAGCACGCGACGACCATCCGCGGCCGCGGCTTCGAACTCGTCCCGATAAAGGAGCCGGAGCGCCTGACCGACGCAGACGCCGAAGCGTTTGTCGAACACGTCCGCGAGTCGGTGTTCGGCCGGGACTACCGGCAGACGAAGGGTCGGCAGAGTCGCTGA